A section of the Phaseolus vulgaris cultivar G19833 chromosome 8, P. vulgaris v2.0, whole genome shotgun sequence genome encodes:
- the LOC137823921 gene encoding calreticulin-3-like isoform X1, whose amino-acid sequence MAENSSTELNKFVFFCLLLIQVAVSEIIFEERFEDGWRSRWVKSDWKSSEGKAGSFKHTAGQWAGDPDDKGIQTSSDAKHFAISAKVPEFSNKNRTLVLQYSVKFEQEIECGGGYIKLLSGFVNQKKFGGDTPYILMFGPDLCGTDTKKLHVILSYHGQNYPVKKDLQCETDRLTHFYTFILRPDATYSVLVDNRERDSGSMYTDWDILPPRKIKDVKAKKPADWEEREYIEDPNDVKPEGYDSIPREIPDPNAKEPDNWDEEEDGKWKPPKIPNPAYKGSWKRKKIKNPNYKGKWKTPWIDNPEFEDDPDLYVLKPIQYVGVEVWQVKGGSVFDNILICDDPDYAKQVVEEVFANREIEKEGFEEAEKVRKAKEEEEAQRAREEGERRRKERGHDRRYRDRYRDKYRRHRHYEDYHDEL is encoded by the exons ATGGCGGAAAATTCTTCAACTGAGCTCAACAAgtttgtgtttttttgtttgttgCTGATACAAGTTGCAGTTTCTGAAATTATATTTGAAGAACGCTTTGAGG ATGGATGGCGAAGCCGGTGGGTAAAATCAGACTGGAAAAGCAGTGAGGGCAAAGCAGGTTCTTTCAAGCACACAGCTGGGCAATGGGCTGGTGATCCAGATGATAAAG GTATTCAAACATCCAGTGATGCCAAACACTTTGCCATCTCTGCTAAAGTACCAGAATTCTCCAACAAGAACAGAACATTGGTCCTCCAGTATTCTGTAAAATTTGAGCAAGAGATTGAGTGTGGTGGAGGTTACATCAAGCTTCTCTCTGGATTTGTTAATCAAAAGAAGTTTGGTGGGGATACACCTTACAT TTTAATGTTTGGACCAGATTTATGCGGCACTGATACAAAGAAACTCCATGTGATACTCTCCTACCACGGTCAAAATTACCCTGTAAAGAAGGACCTGCAATGTGAAACTGACAGGTTAACTCATTTCTACACATTCATTCTGAGGCCAGATGCCACATACAGTGTCCTGGTTGATAATAGAGAGAGAGATTCTGGAAGCATGTATACAGATTGGGATATTCTTCCTCCACGAAAAATCAAAGATGTCAAGGCAAAAAAG CCTGCAGACTGGGAAGAAAGAGAATACATTGAAGACCCTAATGATGTCAAACCTGAG GGATATGATTCAATCCCAAGAGAAATTCCTGACCCAAATGCTAAAGAG CCTGATAACTGGGATGAAGAGGAAGATGGGAAATGGAAACCACCAAAGATACCGAATCCAGCATACAAAGGATCATGGAAAAGAAAG AAAATCAAGAACCCTAACTACAAAGGGAAATGGAAAACTCCATGGATAGATAATCCAG agtttgaagatgACCCGGATCTTTATGTGCTTAAGCCTATCCAGTATGTGGGTGTTGAAGTTTGGCAG GTTAAAGGCGGTTCAGTGTTTGACAACATTTTGATATGTGATGATCCTGATTATGCAAAACAAGTTGTTGAGGAAGTGTTTGCCAACAGGGAG ATTGAAAAGGAAGGTTTTGAGGAAGCAGAGAAAGTGAGAAAAGCCAAAGAAGAGGAG GAGGCTCAAAGAGCAAGAGAAGAAGGTGAAAGGCGTAGAAAAGAGAGAGGTCATGATCGTAGATACCGGGACAGATACAGAGACAAATATAGAAGG CATCGCCATTACGAGGATTATCAT GATGAGCTTTGA
- the LOC137823921 gene encoding calreticulin-3-like isoform X2, which yields MAENSSTELNKFVFFCLLLIQVAVSEIIFEERFEDGWRSRWVKSDWKSSEGKAGSFKHTAGQWAGDPDDKGIQTSSDAKHFAISAKVPEFSNKNRTLVLQYSVKFEQEIECGGGYIKLLSGFVNQKKFGGDTPYILMFGPDLCGTDTKKLHVILSYHGQNYPVKKDLQCETDRLTHFYTFILRPDATYSVLVDNRERDSGSMYTDWDILPPRKIKDVKAKKPADWEEREYIEDPNDVKPEGYDSIPREIPDPNAKEPDNWDEEEDGKWKPPKIPNPAYKGSWKRKKIKNPNYKGKWKTPWIDNPEFEDDPDLYVLKPIQYVGVEVWQVKGGSVFDNILICDDPDYAKQVVEEVFANREIEKEGFEEAEKVRKAKEEEEAQRAREEGERRRKERGHDRRYRDRYRDKYRRDEL from the exons ATGGCGGAAAATTCTTCAACTGAGCTCAACAAgtttgtgtttttttgtttgttgCTGATACAAGTTGCAGTTTCTGAAATTATATTTGAAGAACGCTTTGAGG ATGGATGGCGAAGCCGGTGGGTAAAATCAGACTGGAAAAGCAGTGAGGGCAAAGCAGGTTCTTTCAAGCACACAGCTGGGCAATGGGCTGGTGATCCAGATGATAAAG GTATTCAAACATCCAGTGATGCCAAACACTTTGCCATCTCTGCTAAAGTACCAGAATTCTCCAACAAGAACAGAACATTGGTCCTCCAGTATTCTGTAAAATTTGAGCAAGAGATTGAGTGTGGTGGAGGTTACATCAAGCTTCTCTCTGGATTTGTTAATCAAAAGAAGTTTGGTGGGGATACACCTTACAT TTTAATGTTTGGACCAGATTTATGCGGCACTGATACAAAGAAACTCCATGTGATACTCTCCTACCACGGTCAAAATTACCCTGTAAAGAAGGACCTGCAATGTGAAACTGACAGGTTAACTCATTTCTACACATTCATTCTGAGGCCAGATGCCACATACAGTGTCCTGGTTGATAATAGAGAGAGAGATTCTGGAAGCATGTATACAGATTGGGATATTCTTCCTCCACGAAAAATCAAAGATGTCAAGGCAAAAAAG CCTGCAGACTGGGAAGAAAGAGAATACATTGAAGACCCTAATGATGTCAAACCTGAG GGATATGATTCAATCCCAAGAGAAATTCCTGACCCAAATGCTAAAGAG CCTGATAACTGGGATGAAGAGGAAGATGGGAAATGGAAACCACCAAAGATACCGAATCCAGCATACAAAGGATCATGGAAAAGAAAG AAAATCAAGAACCCTAACTACAAAGGGAAATGGAAAACTCCATGGATAGATAATCCAG agtttgaagatgACCCGGATCTTTATGTGCTTAAGCCTATCCAGTATGTGGGTGTTGAAGTTTGGCAG GTTAAAGGCGGTTCAGTGTTTGACAACATTTTGATATGTGATGATCCTGATTATGCAAAACAAGTTGTTGAGGAAGTGTTTGCCAACAGGGAG ATTGAAAAGGAAGGTTTTGAGGAAGCAGAGAAAGTGAGAAAAGCCAAAGAAGAGGAG GAGGCTCAAAGAGCAAGAGAAGAAGGTGAAAGGCGTAGAAAAGAGAGAGGTCATGATCGTAGATACCGGGACAGATACAGAGACAAATATAGAAGG GATGAGCTTTGA
- the LOC137823924 gene encoding uncharacterized protein → MGVLLFRWVLVLTLLIACALGFQSDELLLDDEEFGIEGGRSSSFHSDSPPPSTAATSTSRKRFSESASDSKIQFTLQHAFGDSDFSDAGNFSARLKTWSHGGQTLTKLRFKRDPLTDVEQKNFQELLRGDDFYRIRLPSNVLSPPGREYIISSVKSRCLPGDGLEEHFVIHMEGVNVLAVNYGAPGACPYPRQLKLPAKWSFKSHTVLKNSEQAPRAPIFAEDALGGEEGDGEVLKPIERSFWAKYWMYLIPLGLIVMNAVTQAMNMPEEQPGGQPGAPAQQQPGSAVQRGPSSGAVRRR, encoded by the exons ATGGGTGTGTTATTGTTCCGGTGGGTTCTGGTGCTGACTCTGTTGATCGCTTGCGCTCTAGGTTTTCAATCCGACGAGCTTCTCCTTGACGACGAAGAGTTCGGCATCGAAGGTGGACGCTCCTCCTCCTTCCACTCCGATTCGCCTCCACCTTCCACCGCCGCCACCTCAACCTCTCGGAAGAGGTTTTCGGAGTCTGCTTCCGATTCCAAGATCCAGTTCACTCTCCAACACGCGTTCGGCGACTCCGATTTCTCCGATGCCGGCAATTTCTCTGCTCGCCTCAAGACTTGGAGCCACGGTGGCCAG ACGCTGACGAAGCTGCGGTTTAAGCGGGATCCTTTGACTGACGTTGAGCAGAAGAATTTTCAA GAACTGTTGCGAGGAGATGATTTCTATAGGATTAGATTGCCGTCCAATGTTTTGAGTCCTCCTGGCCGGGAATATATTATTTCTTCTGTGAAATCA CGATGTCTTCCTGGGGATGGATTGGAGGAGCATTTTGTAATACACATG GAAGGTGTTAATGTCTTGGCTGTCAATTATGGTGCCCCAGGGGCTTGCCCTTATCCTAGACAACTGAAGCTT ccTGCAAAGTGGTCTTTCAAGTCTCACACAGTTCTAAAGAACAGTGAACAGGCACCAAG AGCTCCAATATTTGCTGAAGATGCGCTTGGTGGGGAGGAGGGAGATGGTGAGGTTTTAAAGCCAATAGAGAGGTCCTTTTGGGCTAAATAT TGGATGTACCTGATCCCTCTTGGACTCATAGTAATGAATGCCGTTACTCAAGCTATGAATATGCCCGAAGAACAACCTGGCGGGCAACCTGGTGCTCCAGCACAGCAGCAGCCAGGATCTGCAGTACAGCGTGGACCAAGTTCTGGTGCTGTGCGTAGAAGATGA
- the LOC137823922 gene encoding uncharacterized protein: MDAIRKQLDVLMGANRNGDVREVNRKYYDRDVCRLYLVGLCPHELFQLTKMDMGPCPKVHSLQLRKEYEEAKGKGTDNYDRELEDVIDKLIGECDRKIGRALKRLEDEDAKAAIAISVSEVTQTLEVLELSKQIKEKLKEADQYDLEGKTDLKIRALEVVEELRTKRADKQSMLLLDAFNKDRASLPTPLPNPPPLAPIPVVAPDPRTQEMINEKLKKAEDLGEQGMVDEAQKAMEEAEALKKLPARQEPVLDSSKYTAADVRITDQKLRVCDICGAFLSVYDSDRRLADHFGGKLHLGYMQIREKLAELQEERNKSRKTDRHEDRRSKERSKDQDRESSRDRERGESREQGRDHDRRSRDRDRHYDRDRGHERDRDRVSDRTRGYESRSRRRSRSRSRERTRDYDRHRRHDRY; the protein is encoded by the exons ATGGATGCTATACGGAAGCAGCTCGATGTGTTGATGGGAGCCAACCGTAACGGCGATGTTCGTGAAGTCAATCGCAAATACTACGATCGCGACGTCTGTCGTCTCTACCTTGTCGGTCTCTGTCCTCACGAACTCTTCCAGTTAACG AAAATGGATATGGGACCTTGCCCTAAGGTCCACTCCCTTCAGCTCCGGAAAGA ATACGAGGAGGCAAAGGGGAAAGGGACTGATAATTATGACAGGGAATTGGAGGATGTTATAGATAAGCTTATTGGTGAGTGTGATAGGAAGATTGGCAGAGCTCTCAAGCGGCTCGAGGACGAGGATGCAAAGGCTGCCATTGCGATTTCTGTCTCTGAAGTTACTCAG ACGCTTGAGGTGCTTGAGCTGTCTAAGCAAATTAAAGAGAAGTTGAAAGAAGCTGATCAATACG ATCTTGAAGGAAAGACAGATCTCAAGATTCGAGCTCTAGAGGTTGTAGAGGAGCTTAGAACTAAGAGAGCAGACAAGCAG TCTATGCTTCTTTTAGATGCCTTTAACAAAGATAGGGCATCTTTACCAACACCTCTGCCAAATCCACCACCTTTGGCACCCATTCCTGTAGTTGCCCCTGATCCTCGAACACAAGAGATGATAAATGAAAAGCTGAAGAAGGCCGAGGATCTTG GTGAGCAAGGAATGGTTGATGAAGCTCAAAAAGCAATGGAAGAGGCTGAAGCACTTAAGAAG CTTCCTGCCAGGCAAGAGCCAGTGTTGGATTCATCTAAGTATACTGCTGCAGATGTGCGGATT ACTGATCAGAAGCTTCGTGTGTGCGACATTTGTGGAGCATTTTTGAGTGTTTATGACAG TGATCGCCGATTAGCTGATCATTTTGGAGGGAAACTTCATTTAGGGTATATGCAGATTCGTGAGAAGTTAGCAGAACTTCAA GAAGAAAGGAACAAAAGCCGAAAGACTGATCGGCATGAAGACAGGAG ATCAAAAGAAAGAAGCAAGGATCAAGACAGGGAGTCAAGTAGGGACCGTGAACGTGGTGAAAGTCGTGAACAAGGGCGAGACCATGATCGTAGGAGTAGGGACCGTGACAGGCATTATGATAGAGATCGTGGCCATGAGCGAGACCGAGACAGAGTCTCCGACCGCACCCGCGGCTATGAATCAAGAAGTCGTAGGAGGTCACGCTCTAGATCCCGAGAGCGAACTAGAGATTATGATCGACATAG GCGTCATGATCGATATTAG